The DNA sequence GGGGTGCTCACAGGAGGAGGCCGCTGCCGCGATCGAGTGGGTCGTGCCGTCGATCGAGCTGATCGACTCCCGCATCCGCGACTGGAAGATCAGCCTGCCTGACACGATCGCGGACAACGCCTCGTCGTGTGGGTACGTCGTCGGTTCACAGCGGGTGAGGCTGGCGGACCTCGACGTCGCAGCGATCGATGCGACCCTCTACAAGAACGGTGAGTTCCTCGCTTCCGGTCGCTCCGACGCGGTGCTGGGTAACCCGCTCAACTCGGTGGGGTGGCTGGCCTCGACGGTCGCCAAGTTCGGCGTGCGCCTTCGCAAGGGCGACGTGATCCTGCCCGGCACCGCGATCCGGGCGATGGACGCCGCTCCGGGCGATTCCTTCCGCGCCGAGTTCGCGGGTCTGGGCGAGGTCACCATGGAGTTCAGCTGAAGCTGCGGACACGTTACTCGTTCCCGGCCGTCGACATCGCGCGGCTGGCGGCTGCTGCGACCCTGGTCACCAACGGTTCCAGTCGCGCGAGTGCCGATCTGTCTGCCGCGCTCGCGGACAGCGCGGCCACCGCACGGTTGCCGCTGGCGCCGTCGTCGTCGAACACCGGTGCGGCCACACAGTAGAGGCCGGGCGTGAGCTCGGCGCGATCCACCGCCCGCCGGCGGCGCCGGATCTCCGCCAACTCCACCGCGAGCGCATCCGGCGAGGTGAGGGTGGTGTCGGTC is a window from the Dietzia sp. JS16-p6b genome containing:
- a CDS encoding 2-keto-4-pentenoate hydratase, whose product is MLTEETRATLAQRLWDAEADVAPIAPLTADHPGMTPDDAFEIQLVNIRRKLEAGAVVTGHKVGLASKAMQEMMGVDEPDYGHLLDTMEYPEGEPVEAARFCFPRVEVEVGFILGADIPPEGCSQEEAAAAIEWVVPSIELIDSRIRDWKISLPDTIADNASSCGYVVGSQRVRLADLDVAAIDATLYKNGEFLASGRSDAVLGNPLNSVGWLASTVAKFGVRLRKGDVILPGTAIRAMDAAPGDSFRAEFAGLGEVTMEFS